The Achromobacter deleyi genome has a window encoding:
- the guaB gene encoding IMP dehydrogenase — MRLVQKALTFDDVLLVPAYSEVLPRDTSLATRLTRNISLNIPLVSAAMDTVTESRLAIAMAQEGGIGIIHKNMSADAQAREVARVKRHEFGIVIDPVTVTPQMKVRDAIALQRQHGISGLPVVEGRKLVGIVTNRDLRFEENLDQPLRNIMTPQERLITMKEGATLDEAQALMHKHRLERVLIVNDGFELRGLATVKDIVKNTEHPMASKDAQGQLRVGAAVGVGAGTEERVEKLVAAGVDVLIVDTAHGHSKGVLEGVRWVKQNYPKVDVIGGNIATAAAARALVEYGADGVKVGIGPGSICTTRIVAGVGVPQIHAISEVAKALEGTGVPLIADGGIRYSGDVAKALAAGAFACMMGGMFAGTEEAPGEIVLFQGRSYKSYRGMGSLGAMTEGSADRYFQDPSNNADKLVPEGIEGRVPYKGSVLAIIFQLVGGIRASMGYCGAATIDDMRTKAEFVEITSAGVRESHVHDVQITKEAPNYRAD, encoded by the coding sequence ATGCGTCTCGTTCAAAAAGCGCTCACCTTCGACGATGTGTTGTTGGTGCCTGCGTATTCCGAGGTGTTGCCGCGCGACACCTCCCTGGCCACGCGCCTGACTCGCAATATCAGCCTGAATATCCCGCTTGTGTCCGCCGCCATGGACACCGTCACCGAATCGCGCCTGGCCATCGCCATGGCGCAAGAGGGCGGCATCGGGATCATTCACAAGAATATGTCCGCCGACGCCCAAGCGCGTGAAGTGGCTCGCGTCAAGCGCCACGAATTCGGCATCGTGATCGATCCGGTCACCGTCACCCCCCAGATGAAAGTGCGCGACGCCATTGCGTTGCAGCGCCAGCATGGCATCTCGGGCCTGCCGGTCGTCGAAGGCCGCAAGCTGGTCGGCATCGTCACCAACCGCGACCTGCGGTTTGAAGAGAACCTGGATCAGCCCCTGCGCAACATCATGACGCCGCAGGAACGCCTGATCACCATGAAGGAAGGCGCCACGCTCGACGAAGCGCAGGCCCTGATGCACAAGCACCGTCTGGAACGCGTGCTGATCGTGAACGACGGCTTTGAACTGCGTGGCCTGGCCACCGTCAAGGACATCGTCAAGAACACTGAACATCCGATGGCCAGCAAGGATGCCCAAGGCCAGCTGCGCGTCGGCGCGGCCGTGGGCGTGGGCGCCGGCACCGAAGAGCGCGTGGAAAAGCTGGTTGCCGCCGGCGTCGACGTGCTGATCGTCGACACCGCGCACGGCCACTCCAAGGGCGTGCTGGAAGGCGTGCGCTGGGTCAAGCAGAACTACCCCAAGGTTGACGTCATCGGCGGCAACATCGCCACCGCCGCCGCCGCGCGCGCGCTGGTCGAGTACGGCGCCGACGGCGTGAAGGTCGGTATCGGCCCCGGCTCCATCTGCACCACGCGTATCGTGGCCGGTGTGGGCGTGCCGCAGATCCATGCCATTTCCGAAGTCGCCAAGGCGCTGGAAGGCACGGGCGTTCCGCTGATCGCCGACGGCGGCATCCGCTACTCGGGCGACGTCGCCAAGGCGCTGGCCGCCGGCGCTTTCGCCTGCATGATGGGCGGCATGTTCGCCGGCACCGAAGAAGCGCCGGGCGAAATCGTGCTGTTCCAGGGCCGCTCGTACAAGTCCTACCGCGGCATGGGCAGCCTGGGCGCCATGACGGAAGGCTCCGCCGACCGTTACTTCCAGGATCCGTCCAACAACGCCGACAAGCTGGTTCCGGAAGGCATCGAAGGCCGCGTCCCCTACAAGGGCAGCGTGCTGGCCATCATTTTCCAACTGGTCGGCGGCATTCGCGCCTCGATGGGCTACTGCGGCGCCGCCACCATTGACGACATGCGCACCAAGGCCGAATTCGTGGAGATCACCTCCGCGGGCGTGCGCGAGTCCCATGTGCACGACGTGCAGATCACCAAGGAAGCGCCCAACTACCGCGCCGACTGA
- the guaA gene encoding glutamine-hydrolyzing GMP synthase: MHQRILILDYGSQVTQLIARRVREAGVYSEVHPGDVDDAFVRDQMAQGLKGIILSGSHASAYEEGSMRVPHAVFELGVPVLGICYGMQSMAQQLGGVVSFSDHREFGYAEVRAHGHTKLLEGLEDFSTAEGHGMLKVWMSHGDKVTELPPGFKLMASTPSCPIAGMADEDRRFYAVQFHPEVTHTVQGKAMLARFVNEICECQGDWNMPDYVSEAVARIREQVGTDEVILGLSGGVDSSVAAALIHKAIGDQLTCVFVDHGLLRLDEGKQVMQTFAENMGVKIIHVDATAQFMGKLAGVADPEAKRKIIGREFVEVFQEQAGKQQSAKWLAQGTIYPDVIESAGAKTGKATSIKSHHNVGGLPDTLNLQLLEPLRELFKDEVRELGVALGLPPQMVYRHPFPGPGLGVRILGEVKHEYAELLRRADAIFIEELRNTKDEASGLTWYELTSQAFAVFLPVKSVGVMGDGRTYEYVVALRAVQTFDFMTADWAPLPHPLLARVSSRIINEVRGINRVVYDVSSKPPATIEWE; this comes from the coding sequence ATGCACCAGCGCATCCTCATCCTTGACTACGGTTCGCAAGTCACCCAGCTGATCGCCCGCCGCGTCCGCGAAGCCGGCGTCTATTCCGAAGTCCACCCGGGCGACGTCGACGACGCCTTCGTGCGCGACCAGATGGCGCAAGGCCTGAAGGGCATCATCCTGTCCGGCAGCCACGCCTCCGCCTACGAAGAAGGCTCCATGCGCGTGCCGCATGCGGTGTTTGAGCTGGGCGTGCCCGTGCTCGGCATCTGCTACGGCATGCAGTCCATGGCGCAGCAACTGGGCGGCGTGGTCAGCTTCTCCGACCACCGTGAATTCGGCTACGCCGAAGTCCGCGCCCACGGCCACACCAAGCTGCTGGAAGGCCTGGAAGACTTCAGCACGGCTGAAGGCCATGGCATGCTGAAGGTCTGGATGAGCCACGGCGACAAGGTCACCGAGCTGCCCCCGGGCTTCAAGCTGATGGCGTCCACCCCGTCGTGTCCCATCGCCGGCATGGCCGACGAAGACCGCCGCTTCTACGCCGTCCAGTTCCACCCCGAAGTCACGCATACCGTTCAGGGCAAGGCCATGCTGGCGCGCTTCGTGAACGAGATCTGCGAATGCCAGGGCGACTGGAACATGCCCGACTACGTCTCCGAAGCTGTCGCCCGCATCCGCGAGCAGGTCGGCACGGACGAAGTCATCCTGGGCCTGTCCGGCGGCGTGGATTCGTCGGTTGCCGCCGCGCTGATCCACAAGGCCATCGGCGACCAGCTCACTTGCGTGTTCGTCGACCATGGCCTGCTGCGCCTGGACGAAGGCAAGCAGGTCATGCAGACCTTCGCCGAAAACATGGGCGTGAAGATCATTCACGTCGACGCCACCGCGCAATTCATGGGCAAGCTGGCCGGCGTCGCCGACCCCGAAGCCAAGCGCAAGATCATCGGCCGCGAATTCGTCGAAGTGTTCCAGGAACAGGCCGGCAAGCAGCAAAGCGCCAAGTGGCTGGCCCAGGGCACGATCTACCCCGACGTCATCGAATCCGCCGGCGCCAAGACGGGCAAGGCCACTTCGATCAAGTCGCACCACAACGTGGGCGGCCTGCCGGACACGCTGAACCTGCAACTGCTGGAACCGCTGCGCGAACTGTTCAAGGACGAAGTCCGCGAACTGGGCGTGGCGCTGGGCCTGCCGCCGCAGATGGTTTACCGCCATCCGTTCCCCGGTCCGGGGTTGGGCGTGCGTATCCTGGGCGAAGTGAAGCATGAATATGCCGAACTGCTGCGCCGCGCGGATGCGATCTTCATTGAAGAACTGCGCAATACCAAGGACGAGGCCAGCGGCCTGACCTGGTACGAGCTGACGTCGCAAGCGTTTGCCGTGTTCCTGCCGGTGAAGTCGGTGGGGGTGATGGGCGACGGGCGCACGTATGAGTATGTCGTGGCGCTGCGTGCGGTGCAGACGTTTGACTTCATGACCGCCGATTGGGCGCCGTTGCCGCATCCCTTGCTGGCTCGGGTTTCTTCGCGGATTATCAATGAAGTGCGCGGGATCAACCGGGTGGTTTACGACGTATCGAGCAAGCCGCCGGCGACGATTGAGTGGGAGTGA
- a CDS encoding metalloregulator ArsR/SmtB family transcription factor, with translation MNEESVFAALASTPRRRILAYLSETPLTAGEIAARFDMTKPSLSKHLQILEHAGLIESQKLGQFVHYRIADGNLLGTLHNYLLNFCPVGAPLKKESAALAKARKPAAPARQKR, from the coding sequence ATGAACGAAGAAAGCGTCTTCGCCGCCCTCGCCTCCACGCCCCGCCGCAGGATCCTCGCGTATCTCTCCGAGACTCCCCTGACGGCGGGCGAAATTGCCGCCCGTTTCGACATGACCAAACCTTCCCTGTCGAAGCACTTGCAGATCCTGGAGCACGCCGGACTGATCGAAAGCCAGAAGCTTGGCCAGTTCGTCCACTACCGCATCGCCGACGGCAACCTGCTGGGCACGTTGCACAACTATCTGTTGAACTTTTGCCCGGTGGGAGCACCGCTCAAGAAAGAGAGTGCCGCCCTGGCCAAGGCCAGGAAGCCCGCCGCCCCCGCAAGGCAGAAGCGCTAA
- a CDS encoding DUF2867 domain-containing protein: MHPSLACPATLPMRATRRTETFPFVALPTGPTSVPIEVSLIARLGHGAGTKLFHDMLARQRRHHQFIDALDEPSAKLGSSDFAKGDATALYSFGVDNRGHPFHLHAGHRIFTAISGSGGAQLRFSSATLQELDLDPASFIRGLHFVEVPPDCLFTVRFPGGTWHQFLPLAPDSGHPAFFALSTHTNELGGPLSDQARRQVLEGKGDIPSLTQLLPDAVAGLLERCPIDRARVPTIILSLDEQPGKGREVASKRCRSAIGHIRALLAPRRSRPGFVSQVAAAQMLEQRDLPASSLLLAQLSDRTVHHQDRFTLTVSPLANQSPPDADAGKLLEDLLGSFLAHPHAGVTRLMALRNLLTRPFRLRTSPLACPVSSLLAETSPHYFAGHYPVHAWRVSADRRTAQVILGADDRHLVFRSCVEVAYLPDGRVEFALSTRVACNNLPGRIYLALISCAHRRYIAPRLLQSAVESLLAARWEAPSMTLKRENITTPSPELSPTE, encoded by the coding sequence ATGCATCCCTCCCTCGCCTGCCCGGCTACCCTGCCAATGCGCGCCACCCGACGAACGGAAACCTTCCCCTTCGTGGCATTGCCAACTGGGCCCACCAGCGTGCCGATTGAAGTCAGCCTGATAGCGCGCTTAGGCCACGGGGCGGGAACGAAACTGTTCCACGACATGCTTGCCCGCCAACGACGGCACCACCAGTTCATCGACGCGCTCGACGAGCCCTCGGCGAAACTGGGAAGCAGCGACTTTGCCAAGGGTGACGCCACCGCGCTCTATTCCTTCGGTGTGGACAATCGCGGCCATCCTTTCCACCTCCACGCCGGCCACCGCATCTTCACCGCCATCTCGGGTAGTGGCGGCGCGCAACTGCGTTTTTCCAGCGCCACTTTGCAGGAGCTCGACCTAGACCCCGCCAGTTTCATTCGCGGCCTTCACTTCGTCGAAGTACCCCCAGACTGCCTTTTCACCGTCCGCTTTCCTGGCGGAACCTGGCACCAATTCTTACCGCTCGCGCCGGATTCGGGACATCCCGCATTCTTCGCCCTGTCCACGCACACCAACGAACTCGGCGGCCCGCTCAGCGACCAGGCTCGCCGGCAGGTTCTCGAAGGCAAAGGCGACATTCCATCGCTCACGCAACTGCTGCCCGATGCGGTGGCCGGGCTACTGGAACGCTGCCCCATCGACCGCGCCCGTGTGCCGACCATCATCCTGTCCCTGGACGAGCAACCCGGCAAAGGGCGCGAGGTCGCCAGCAAACGCTGTCGTTCGGCCATCGGCCATATCCGGGCCTTGCTGGCGCCCCGCCGCTCCCGCCCGGGCTTCGTCAGCCAGGTCGCAGCGGCGCAGATGCTCGAGCAGCGCGACCTTCCCGCCAGCTCTCTCCTGCTGGCACAATTGTCCGACCGAACCGTGCATCACCAGGACCGCTTCACCCTGACCGTGTCACCCCTGGCAAACCAAAGCCCTCCCGACGCCGACGCCGGCAAGCTGTTAGAGGACCTGCTGGGCAGCTTCCTGGCCCATCCCCACGCCGGCGTGACGCGCCTGATGGCCTTGCGGAACCTGCTGACGCGCCCCTTCAGGCTGCGCACCTCACCGCTGGCGTGCCCGGTCTCGTCACTGCTTGCGGAAACGTCGCCTCACTACTTCGCCGGCCATTATCCGGTGCACGCCTGGCGGGTGTCGGCAGACCGACGAACCGCGCAAGTCATCCTGGGCGCCGACGACAGGCACCTTGTGTTCCGCTCCTGTGTGGAGGTCGCCTACCTGCCGGACGGGCGCGTGGAGTTCGCCTTGTCGACGCGCGTCGCCTGCAACAATCTGCCCGGCCGCATTTACCTGGCGCTCATTTCCTGCGCGCACCGCAGGTACATCGCGCCAAGACTGCTGCAATCAGCCGTGGAATCCCTGCTCGCCGCTCGCTGGGAAGCCCCGTCGATGACGCTGAAGAGGGAAAACATCACTACCCCTTCCCCGGAACTCAGCCCAACTGAGTAG
- a CDS encoding DUF2239 family protein — MTTPLSSDPHTAFEGHRILAAGRLADVALAVKQAMSMRGNHTILVFQDSSGKQVDLDLSGGDAQVLARYTPADTPGPAGEEADAAPRGRGRPKLGVVPREVTLLPRHWEWLGAQPGGASVALRKLVEQARRDNEAQDARRQRQEAAYGFMASMAGDLPGFEEATRALYAEDRERFARQIAQWPQDVRGYAMSLAWGA, encoded by the coding sequence ATGACTACCCCCCTTTCCTCCGACCCGCATACCGCGTTCGAAGGCCACCGCATCCTTGCCGCCGGCCGGCTGGCCGACGTGGCGCTGGCCGTCAAGCAAGCCATGTCCATGCGCGGCAACCACACCATCCTGGTCTTCCAGGATTCGTCGGGCAAGCAGGTGGATCTGGACCTGAGCGGCGGCGACGCGCAGGTCCTCGCGCGGTACACGCCGGCGGACACCCCTGGCCCCGCCGGCGAGGAAGCGGACGCCGCCCCGCGCGGGCGCGGCCGGCCCAAGCTGGGCGTGGTGCCGCGCGAGGTGACCTTGCTGCCCCGTCACTGGGAGTGGCTGGGCGCGCAGCCCGGCGGCGCCTCGGTCGCGCTGCGCAAGCTGGTTGAACAGGCCCGCCGCGACAACGAGGCGCAGGATGCGCGGCGCCAGCGCCAGGAGGCCGCCTACGGTTTCATGGCAAGCATGGCGGGTGACCTGCCCGGTTTCGAGGAAGCGACGCGCGCGCTCTACGCCGAGGACCGCGAACGTTTCGCGCGGCAGATCGCGCAATGGCCGCAGGATGTGCGCGGCTACGCGATGAGCCTGGCGTGGGGCGCATGA